TGGCGCGCTCATCGTTGTCGGCGTGGAACTTATCGTTTTTGTCGACCAGCACCGACTTGCGGTGGAAGTAATCTTCATTGTCGATGAAGTATACTTGCAGCTTCGCATTCGGAATGGAAGCTACTTTGATGATAAGCGGCTTCTCTTCTTCACCAACGGCGATGTTGATACCCGAGAGGCGCACTACTTCATGCAAACGGTTCTTACGCTCGTTGATAATACCGAAACGGGGCACGAAAATGCGGATTTCCATCCCCATCTCCTGCATTCCCTGCGGTAGCATGCGCAGAAACTCCGCTACCTTGGTCGTCTGCAAAAACGGGTTAATTTCCGTGGCAGCGTAGAGTATTCTCAACTTGGACATATAGAGTCAGTTGGTGTGATTGGGATAGGGCAACACTTTGGGATGCACAAAATTAAGCATTTTTGAGCGAATTATCAATTAAACCAGCCCAAGCACTCTGTGAACGGGCCTTTTCACCCTATGGAGATACTCCAATCGGCTGCCGCGTTGCAAGCCCAGACGGAAATCTGGCGGCAGAATAAACTGCGAATTGGGTTGGTACCCACGATGGGTGCCCTGCACGAAGGCCACCTGCAACTGGTGCGGGCCGCGGCCCAAGACAATGACGTGGTCGTTGTGAGCGTGTTTGTCAACCCCACGCAGTTCAACAACGCTGAAGACTTCCGGCTCTACCCGCGCGTGCCCGACGCCGACGCCGCGCTGCTGGGCCCGGCGGGCTGCACAGCCCTGTTCATGCCTTCTGTCGAGCAGATGTATCCGCAGCCCACGGTGTTACGCTTTGATTTCGGGCCCCTGGAGCAGGTGATGGAAGGCGAGCACCGCCCCGGCCATTTTCACGGGGTAGCCACGGTAGTCAGCAAACTCTTTCACCTGAGTCGGCCCCACCGAGCGTATTTTGGTCAGAAAGACTTGCAGCAGGTGGCCGTTATTCGGCAGCTCATTGCCGATTTGTCATTTGATCTGGAATTGGTAGCCTACCCCACCATCCGGGAAGCTGACGGGCTGGCTATGTCCTCGCGCAACCGCCGTTTGAGCCCCGAGGCCCGGGCCGCTGCGCCCCGACTATACGAGGCCCTGGCGCTGGGCGCTTCCTTAGTAGAAGAGCAGCAACACACCCCGAAGCCGTGCAGCAGGCTGTGGAGCAGTTCTTAGCGGCCGAGCCGGGCATAGCGTTGGAGTATTTTACCCTGGCCGACGGCCGTACACTGCAGCCCATCACGGGGCAGTGGAGCTCGGGCAGCTTGGTAGCGCTGTGCCTGGCGGCCCACGTGGGTGGTGTGCGTCTCATTGACAACGTGCTGGTGACGCTGCCTTAGGCGGAGTGGAGTTGTACGGGTAAGGCTCAGGCGTTCGGTGCTATTTAGCTACCTTTGCGCCCTGAAAATCACCGGTTCTTTACTCATGCATATCGAAGTTCTCAAGTCCAAAATCCACCGGGCCAAGGTAACCCAGGCAGAGCTCCATTACGTAGGCAGCGTCACCATCGACGAAGACCTGCTGGACGCGGCCAACATGGTGGAAAATGAGAAGGTTACTATCGTCAACGTCAACAACGGGGAGCGGTTCGAAACGTACACCATCCGCGGTGAGCGGGGTTCGGGCATGATCTGCTTGAACGGCCCGGCTGCCCGCCGGGTCGCCGTCGGTGATATTGTCATCATTTTCTCCTACGCCCTGATTGATTTTGCCGAGGCCCGTGCGCATAAGCCCACGCTGGTATTTCCGGATCAGCACAATCGGCTGGTGTAAAGAAGAAGAGGAAAACACGGGAGCCGCCGGCTCCCGTGCGTATTTGTTGCGTGTAGAATTTTCATGAAGAAGCTGCTTACTATTCTCAAGTATGCCCTGCTGCTGTCCGTTTCGGGCCTGCTGATGTGGTATGCCGTACAAGGCCAGGACCTAAACAGCATTGGGCGGCACTTGCAGGAGGCCGACTATACTTGGCTCATCATCACGATGATTCTCTCGGCCCTCGGCTATTTTAGCCGGGCTTACCGCTGGAAGATGCAGCTGGACGCTACCGAGCACCGGGCCCCCTTCTGGGACGTATACCACGCCATGATGGTGGGCTACTTGGCTAATATGGTACTGCCGCGCATGGGCGAAGTGATTCGTTGTTCGGTGCTGCAGCGTACCAGTAAAGTGCCCGTACAGGTTGCCCTGGGAACCGTCGTGACCGAGCGGGTTATTGATGTACTGGTGCTGCTCTGCCTGCTGGGCGGTACGCTGCTGCTCGATTTCAACACCTTCTGGTCGTTTGTGACTGATAAGCTGTTGGCTGGCCGCTACGACGATATTGCCCGCAACCGCACCCCGTTGCTGGTAGCCGGGGTTATTGCATTGGTGCTATTGTTGGGCCTGGCCTATGCCTTGTTCCGCAACCTGGAGCGGCTGCGGCAGAACGCGCTGTTCAACAAGGTAATGGTGTTTCTGAAAGGACTGCTGGCCGGCGTGTTCAGCGTCCTGAAGCTGGAAAATAAAGGCTTGTTTCTGCTGCATACCTTCTTCACTTGGGCTGTGTATTACCTGATGGATTACCTGGCCTTTAAGTGCTTTCCGGCCACGTATTCGCTCGATATGAAAGCCGGCTTGGCCGTGCTGACCTTCGGCGCGTTCGGCATGGCCGCCCCGGTGGCGGGTGGCATCGGGCCGTTTCACGTGATGGTACAGGGCATTCTGCTGGCCTATGGTATCAGCAAGGAAGCCGGTATTGCTTACGCGCTGGTGGTCCACGGCTCCCAGACGATTCTGGTAGTGCTCATGGGGGGTATCAGCTTCGTGGCCAGCATGATGAAGTCGGGCCGTTCGTTGCGGGAGCTAACGGCTGAACCTACTCTATCTGTGACGACGGATGTGGAGTAAGGATAAAATTGTCAGCCCAGCGGACCTGGAGCTGCGGTTGGCCCAGTGGCGGACCGAGGGCAAGCAGGTTGTCTTCACCAACGGCTGCTTCGATCTGCTTCACCTGGGGCACGTCGATTACCTGGAAAAAGCCCGGAACCTGGGCGACGTCATGGTGTTGGGCCTTAATACGGATGCTTCCGTGAGCCGGCTCAAGCCCGGGCGGCCGTTGCAGGACGAAGTGTCACGCGCGCGGATTCTGGCGTCCCTTTTGTTTGTGGATGCCGTGGTTCTGTTCGACGAGCCCACGCCGCTGGAGCTAATTACTCTGGTCAAACCCGACATCCTGGTGAAGGGCGACGACTACGCTGTCAGTGGAATTGTGGGCCACGAATTGGTGTTAGCAAATGGCGGGCAGGTACTCACCGTACCACTCGTGCAGGGCTACAGCACCACTCGTATTGTCGAGCGGATTCGCGCCCAACTTCACTCCTAAGCAACTTCCCTCATGTACTACAACGCAAGCCCAATTTACTTTCTCATCATCGCGGCGATGATCGTAAGCTGGATCATTCAGTGGCGGCTGCGCAGCAAGATGAATACCTATGGCCAGATTGGTTTGCAGTCGGGCCTGTCGGGCCGGCAGATTGCCGAACTGATGCTCGCCGACCATAACATCACCGACGTTCGGGTGATTTCCACCGAAGGCCGGCTGACTGACCACTACAACCCAACCGACAAGACCGTTAACCTCAGCGAGGCTGTTTACGGGGAACGTAGCGCCGCCGCCGCCGCCATTGCGGCCCACGAATGTGGCCACGCCGTGCAGCACGCCACTGCCTACAGCATGCTACAGTTCCGCTCGGCCATGGTCCCGGCTTTGAGTAGCGTGTCCCGGTTTATGCCCTTTATTCTGCTGGCTGGGGTGCTGATGATTCGCACCTCGCTGATTCCGCTGGGCGTGGGCATTGCTCTGTTTTCGCTCACCACGCTCTTTTCCTTCGTGACGTTGCCCGTCGAGTTCGACGCTAGCCGCCGGGCCCTGGCCTGGATTGACGAGCGTGGCATCGTAACGGCCAAAGAGCACGCCATGGCCAAGGATGCTCTCTGGTGGGCTGCCATGACCTACGTAGTAGCCGCCCTTAGTTCTCTGGCTACGCTGCTCTATTACGTGAGCATTTTCATGGGTAGCCGCGACCGGCGCTAATCGGTCGGCTGACTAGTACTGATTCTTATTTAAAGAGTCGCTCCGTACCTGGGGCGACCCTTTTTATTTCCATGGCGGAACTGTAGGACAGAGCCCAGAGGTTGCTAGGCCAAACCCGGCGCCACGATTTTAGTTATATAGGCGGCTAACCTAATAAAATTGCGGCCTACTGCTTATTGTCCAACTTTGAAAGGCTAATTTCGCCCCCAAATTCAGCCGCCTCGGCGGTGCCTTCCTCCCACCCAAGCGTACCATTCTAATGGATTTTCAGCTCACCGAAGAACAACTCGCCGTCCAGTCGGCGGCCCGCGACTTTGCCCAAACCGAATTGTGGGCCGGCGTTATTGAGCGCGACGAACACCAGAAATTTCCCACCGAGCAAATCAAGAAGATGGGCGAGCTGGGCTTTTTGGGGATGATGGTAAGCCCCGAGTACGGCGGCGGCGGCATGGATACGGTTTCGTATGTGCTGGCCATGGAAGAAATTTCCAAGGTTGATGCCTCTTGCTCCGTTATTATGTCGGTAAACAACTCGCTGGTGTGCTGGGGCCTGGAAAAGTACGGCAACGAGGAGCAGAAGCGTAAGTGGCTACCCAAGCTGACCAGCGGTGAAATTATCGGTGCCTTCTGCTTGTCGGAGCCCGAAGCCGGTTCCGACGCTACCATGCAGCGCACCACTGCCGAGGACAAAGGTGATTATTACCTGCTCAACGGCACCAAAAACTGGATTACCAACGGCAGCTCGGCTTCCGTGTATCTGGTTATTGCCCAGACCAACCCCGAGCTCAAGCACCGCGGTATCAACGCCTTCATT
Above is a genomic segment from Hymenobacter cellulosivorans containing:
- the panC gene encoding pantoate--beta-alanine ligase, which codes for MEILQSAAALQAQTEIWRQNKLRIGLVPTMGALHEGHLQLVRAAAQDNDVVVVSVFVNPTQFNNAEDFRLYPRVPDADAALLGPAGCTALFMPSVEQMYPQPTVLRFDFGPLEQVMEGEHRPGHFHGVATVVSKLFHLSRPHRAYFGQKDLQQVAVIRQLIADLSFDLELVAYPTIREADGLAMSSRNRRLSPEARAAAPRLYEALALGASLVEEQQHTPKPCSRLWSSS
- a CDS encoding pantoate--beta-alanine ligase, with translation MEQFLAAEPGIALEYFTLADGRTLQPITGQWSSGSLVALCLAAHVGGVRLIDNVLVTLP
- the panD gene encoding aspartate 1-decarboxylase; this translates as MHIEVLKSKIHRAKVTQAELHYVGSVTIDEDLLDAANMVENEKVTIVNVNNGERFETYTIRGERGSGMICLNGPAARRVAVGDIVIIFSYALIDFAEARAHKPTLVFPDQHNRLV
- a CDS encoding lysylphosphatidylglycerol synthase transmembrane domain-containing protein — protein: MKKLLTILKYALLLSVSGLLMWYAVQGQDLNSIGRHLQEADYTWLIITMILSALGYFSRAYRWKMQLDATEHRAPFWDVYHAMMVGYLANMVLPRMGEVIRCSVLQRTSKVPVQVALGTVVTERVIDVLVLLCLLGGTLLLDFNTFWSFVTDKLLAGRYDDIARNRTPLLVAGVIALVLLLGLAYALFRNLERLRQNALFNKVMVFLKGLLAGVFSVLKLENKGLFLLHTFFTWAVYYLMDYLAFKCFPATYSLDMKAGLAVLTFGAFGMAAPVAGGIGPFHVMVQGILLAYGISKEAGIAYALVVHGSQTILVVLMGGISFVASMMKSGRSLRELTAEPTLSVTTDVE
- the rfaE2 gene encoding D-glycero-beta-D-manno-heptose 1-phosphate adenylyltransferase → MWSKDKIVSPADLELRLAQWRTEGKQVVFTNGCFDLLHLGHVDYLEKARNLGDVMVLGLNTDASVSRLKPGRPLQDEVSRARILASLLFVDAVVLFDEPTPLELITLVKPDILVKGDDYAVSGIVGHELVLANGGQVLTVPLVQGYSTTRIVERIRAQLHS
- a CDS encoding zinc metallopeptidase — its product is MYYNASPIYFLIIAAMIVSWIIQWRLRSKMNTYGQIGLQSGLSGRQIAELMLADHNITDVRVISTEGRLTDHYNPTDKTVNLSEAVYGERSAAAAAIAAHECGHAVQHATAYSMLQFRSAMVPALSSVSRFMPFILLAGVLMIRTSLIPLGVGIALFSLTTLFSFVTLPVEFDASRRALAWIDERGIVTAKEHAMAKDALWWAAMTYVVAALSSLATLLYYVSIFMGSRDRR